Proteins encoded together in one Prunus dulcis chromosome 3, ALMONDv2, whole genome shotgun sequence window:
- the LOC117623448 gene encoding acyl-protein thioesterase 2: MSYSHSNMCSGSRTAKRTLEFGRTHVVRPKGKHQATIVWLHGLGDNGSSASQLLESLPLPNIKWICPTAPTRPVAILGGFPCTAWFEMGELSDDGPDDWESLDASAAHIANLLSTEPADVKVGIGGFSMGAAMALYSATCYAAGRYGNGNPYPLNLRAVVGLSGWLPGARTLRNKIEGSHEAARRAASLPILQCHGKNDDVVPYKYGEKSVNSLNSAGFRYLTFKPLDGLGHYTIPKEMNEVSSWLSARLGLEGYRS, encoded by the exons ATGAGCTATTCCCATTCCAATATGTGTTCTG GTAGCAGAACTGCTAAAAGAACACTTGAGTTCGGTAGGACACATGTGGTGAGGCCCAAAGGAAAGCATCAAGCCACAATAGTCTGGCTACATGGACTTGGGGATAATGGCTCGAG CGCTTCTCAACTCTTGGagtctcttcctcttccaaaT ATTAAGTGGATCTGCCCCACTGCTCCTACCCGTCCTGTGGCTATACTCGGTGGATTTCCTTGCACTGCCT GGTTTGAAATGGGAGAGCTTTCAGACGATGGTCCAGATGATTGGGAGAGTTTAGATGCTTCAGCAGCACATATTGCGAACTTGTTGTCAACTGAGCCAGCTGATG TTAAAGTCGGTATTGGAGGCTTTAGTATGGGTGCTGCGATGGCCCTTTATTCTGCAACTTGTTATGCTGCAGGTAGGTATGGAAATGGCAACCCATACCCTCTCAATCTGAGGGCAGTTGTTGGACTAAGTGGTTGGCTTCCAGGAGCAAG GACCTTACGGAACAAAATTGAAGGGTCACATGAGGCTGCAAGGCGTGCCGCATCATTACCCATTTTGCAATGTCATGGAAAAA ATGATGATGTAGTCCCTTACAAATATGGAGAGAAATCAGTCAACTCCTTGAATTCAGCAGGATTCCGATACCTTACGTTCAAACCCCTTGATGG GCTTGGTCATTACACTATCCCTAAAGAGATGAATGAAGTCTCCAGTTGGCTATCTGCAAGGCTGGGGCTTGAGGGGTACCGCTCATAA